One segment of Streptomyces roseifaciens DNA contains the following:
- a CDS encoding response regulator transcription factor: MRILVVEDDRRLAELLRRGLVAEGFAVEVAYDGHTGLHLAAEDAYDVVVLDVMLPGLNGYRVCARLREAGVWTPVLMLTAKDGEYDEAEGLDTGADDYVTKPFSYVALVARLRALVRRGRPERPAMIRIGDLQIDPASRCCRRGPVDLTLTAREFAVLEYLARRDGEVVAKAEILAHVWDEAFQGDVNIVEVHVSALRRKIDAPFGRHTIQTVRGVGYRLAADAPAG; encoded by the coding sequence ATGCGAATACTGGTGGTTGAGGACGACCGGCGGCTCGCTGAACTGCTGCGCCGCGGCCTGGTCGCCGAGGGGTTCGCGGTGGAGGTCGCGTACGACGGGCACACGGGCCTGCACCTCGCGGCCGAGGACGCCTACGACGTGGTCGTGCTGGACGTCATGCTGCCCGGCCTCAACGGCTACCGGGTGTGCGCCCGGCTGCGCGAGGCCGGCGTCTGGACTCCGGTGCTCATGCTCACCGCGAAGGACGGCGAGTACGACGAGGCCGAGGGCCTGGACACGGGCGCCGACGACTACGTGACCAAACCCTTCTCCTACGTCGCCCTCGTCGCCCGGCTGCGCGCCCTGGTGCGCCGCGGCCGGCCCGAGCGGCCCGCGATGATCCGGATCGGCGACCTGCAGATCGACCCCGCGAGCCGCTGCTGCCGGCGCGGCCCCGTCGATCTCACCCTCACCGCGCGGGAGTTCGCGGTCCTGGAGTACCTCGCCCGGCGCGACGGCGAGGTCGTGGCCAAGGCCGAGATCCTCGCCCACGTGTGGGACGAGGCATTCCAGGGCGATGTGAACATCGTGGAGGTGCACGTCAGCGCGCTGCGCCGGAAGATCGACGCGCCGTTCGGGCGGCACACCATCCAGACCGTGCGCGGCGTGGGCTACCGGCTGGCGGCCGACGCCCCCGCAGGGTGA
- a CDS encoding sensor histidine kinase, whose product MKRRPGRVRELLRPASIRGRLTWLVAVSALLPLIVGAGLAAGSLRDYLSREARDYTVRTVAAVPRLVDYDPDAQLFYAAEKLRDDPRLEVSTGFEPRMEHWEPGPQPPENEPSHGDELLSLWPWTDPASRIPSLDYVQSGTEGRYLHVANRLREEQRRLNHMVLLLAGAVLAVTAALAGTTWFVAGRVLRPVEAIRTQFAELTAHHLERRVPVPQTRDEVARLAGTMNSTLDRLQAAVDQQRRFVGDASHELRSPLAALRAELEIALAHPGDAEWTAVAEAALGDTRRLQSITSDLLLLARLDATGTDGLPGAQPVDLAALVREEVRRRPEGRRALEVRIEGGAPVAVHGRHTLIARLLGNLLDNADRHAARTVTVRLGHDAGRRVAVLHVEDDGPGIHPDDRQRVFERFTRLDDARTRATGGTGLGLAIAHHIATVHRGTLEITDSPRGARFTTTLPVADPCPAEGPTG is encoded by the coding sequence GTGAAGCGGCGGCCCGGCCGGGTGCGCGAGCTGCTGCGGCCGGCCTCGATCCGGGGCCGGCTGACGTGGCTCGTCGCCGTCTCGGCCCTCCTCCCGCTGATCGTCGGCGCGGGGCTGGCCGCGGGCTCGCTGCGCGACTACTTGTCGCGGGAGGCCAGGGACTACACGGTCCGCACGGTCGCCGCCGTCCCCCGGCTCGTCGACTACGACCCGGACGCGCAGCTCTTCTACGCGGCCGAGAAGCTGCGCGACGACCCCCGGCTGGAGGTGTCCACCGGGTTCGAGCCCCGCATGGAGCACTGGGAGCCGGGCCCCCAGCCGCCGGAGAACGAACCCTCGCACGGCGACGAGCTGTTGTCGCTGTGGCCGTGGACCGACCCCGCCAGCCGGATCCCCAGCCTCGACTACGTGCAGTCCGGCACCGAAGGCCGCTACCTGCACGTCGCCAACCGGCTCCGGGAGGAGCAGCGTCGCCTCAACCACATGGTCCTGCTGCTGGCCGGCGCCGTGCTGGCGGTGACGGCGGCCCTCGCGGGCACGACGTGGTTCGTGGCCGGGCGGGTGCTGCGCCCCGTGGAGGCGATCCGCACCCAGTTCGCCGAGCTGACCGCGCACCACCTGGAACGCCGGGTGCCGGTGCCGCAGACCCGGGACGAGGTGGCCCGGCTGGCCGGGACGATGAACAGCACGCTCGACCGGTTGCAGGCGGCCGTCGACCAGCAGCGCCGCTTCGTCGGGGACGCCTCGCACGAACTGCGCAGCCCGCTCGCCGCCCTGCGGGCCGAGCTGGAGATCGCCCTCGCCCACCCCGGGGACGCCGAGTGGACGGCGGTGGCGGAGGCGGCACTCGGCGACACCCGGCGGCTGCAGAGCATCACTTCGGACCTGCTGCTGCTCGCCCGCCTGGACGCGACCGGCACCGACGGACTGCCGGGGGCCCAGCCCGTCGACCTCGCCGCGCTCGTCCGCGAGGAGGTCCGGCGCCGGCCGGAGGGGCGGCGCGCCCTGGAGGTCCGCATCGAGGGAGGGGCCCCCGTCGCCGTGCACGGCCGCCACACGCTCATCGCCCGTCTCCTGGGCAACCTCCTCGACAACGCCGACCGGCACGCCGCCCGCACCGTCACCGTGCGCCTCGGCCACGACGCCGGGCGGCGGGTCGCCGTCCTGCACGTCGAGGACGACGGGCCGGGCATCCACCCGGACGACCGGCAGCGCGTGTTCGAACGCTTCACCCGGCTCGACGACGCCCGTACGCGCGCGACGGGCGGCACCGGCCTCGGCCTCGCCATCGCCCACCACATCGCGACCGTCCACCGCGGGACCCTGGAGATCACCGACAGCCCGCGCGGCGCCCGGTTCACCACCACGCTGCCGGTCGCGGACCCCTGCCCCGCGGAGGGCCCCACGGGCTGA
- a CDS encoding LCP family protein, giving the protein MSGSRGSGTHHRMRTATLVAMAFVVLLTAGAGWLWLRLNGNISTFDADGLSKNRPGAGVAGQNVLVIGSDSRAGGNSGLGGGEGDVGRSDTAFLLHVYRDREHAIAVSIPRDTLVDIPPCRLPDGSWTSGRTRAMFNSAFSVGESAKGNPACTQNTVEKLTGLRVDHTVVVDFEGFSAMTSAVGGVEVCLPKDVYQGDLDPHRGSRGGLLFPKGQQTVSGQKALDYVRVRHGIGDGSDIGRIQRQQAFLAGLIKKVRAQGFNPAALLPLADAATRSMTVDPGLGSADKLLSFAMSLKDIGLHDIKFITVPWRYEGDRVDIVRPEADALWASLRADRTIDGKDAGGDRSKGRPGGAVPASPAPDSQAPVSQAPASQAPVSGEGVSVSVANGTRVTGLAARAAAALEQHGFTVGDTGNAEVRNAGTTVIEFGPGRAADARTVARLFPGAYIRGVAADGVTVTVGRDYASASASAGASGSASGSASGSASAGATGAAGPSAGPSAPAPGTLSTDVAATARSADDDPCANLSYG; this is encoded by the coding sequence ATGAGTGGCAGCCGAGGGAGCGGGACGCATCACCGGATGCGGACGGCGACGCTCGTCGCGATGGCGTTCGTGGTGCTGCTGACCGCCGGTGCCGGCTGGCTCTGGCTCCGGCTGAACGGCAACATCAGCACGTTCGACGCGGACGGGCTGTCCAAGAACCGCCCGGGCGCGGGGGTCGCCGGCCAGAACGTCCTGGTCATCGGCTCGGACTCGCGCGCCGGGGGCAACAGCGGCCTGGGCGGGGGCGAGGGCGACGTCGGCCGCTCGGACACCGCCTTCCTGCTGCACGTGTACCGCGACCGCGAGCACGCCATCGCCGTCTCGATCCCCCGGGACACGCTCGTGGACATCCCCCCGTGCCGGCTGCCCGACGGCAGCTGGACGTCCGGGCGGACGCGGGCGATGTTCAACTCGGCCTTCTCGGTGGGGGAGTCCGCGAAGGGCAACCCGGCCTGCACGCAGAACACCGTGGAGAAGCTCACCGGGCTGCGCGTCGACCACACCGTCGTCGTCGACTTCGAGGGCTTCTCCGCGATGACCTCCGCCGTCGGCGGCGTGGAGGTGTGCCTGCCCAAGGACGTCTACCAGGGCGACCTCGACCCGCACCGCGGCTCGCGCGGCGGGCTGCTGTTCCCCAAGGGGCAGCAGACCGTCTCCGGGCAGAAGGCCCTGGACTACGTGCGCGTGCGGCACGGCATCGGCGACGGCTCCGACATAGGCCGCATCCAGCGCCAGCAGGCCTTCCTCGCCGGCCTGATCAAGAAGGTGCGGGCGCAGGGCTTCAACCCCGCCGCGCTGCTGCCGCTGGCCGACGCCGCCACCCGGTCGATGACCGTCGACCCGGGGCTGGGCTCGGCGGACAAGCTGCTGTCCTTCGCGATGTCGCTCAAGGACATCGGCCTGCACGACATCAAGTTCATCACCGTCCCCTGGCGCTACGAGGGGGACCGCGTCGACATCGTCCGGCCCGAGGCCGACGCCCTGTGGGCCTCCCTGAGGGCCGACCGCACCATCGACGGCAAGGACGCGGGCGGCGACCGCTCCAAGGGCCGGCCGGGGGGCGCGGTCCCGGCCTCCCCGGCCCCGGATTCGCAGGCCCCCGTCTCGCAGGCCCCCGCCTCACAGGCGCCGGTCTCGGGCGAGGGCGTGAGCGTCTCCGTCGCCAACGGAACCAGGGTGACCGGGCTCGCGGCGCGGGCCGCGGCCGCCCTCGAACAGCACGGGTTCACGGTCGGTGACACCGGCAATGCGGAGGTCCGCAACGCGGGCACCACCGTGATCGAGTTCGGCCCGGGGCGGGCGGCGGACGCGCGGACGGTCGCCCGGCTCTTCCCCGGGGCGTACATCCGGGGCGTGGCGGCCGACGGGGTCACGGTGACGGTGGGCCGCGACTACGCGTCCGCGAGCGCCTCCGCCGGTGCATCCGGAAGTGCGTCCGGGAGCGCCTCCGGCAGTGCCTCCGCGGGTGCGACCGGGGCTGCCGGGCCGTCCGCGGGGCCCTCCGCCCCGGCCCCCGGGACCCTCTCCACCGACGTCGCCGCCACGGCTCGGTCGGCGGACGACGACCCCTGCGCGAACCTCTCGTACGGATGA
- the tatA gene encoding Sec-independent protein translocase subunit TatA → MLRNALEPWHILVVVLVMVVLFGSRKLPDTARALGKSMRILKSEARAMKSDGQAVAADGRAVTADDRAAKADGRAVRAEDQPADNPR, encoded by the coding sequence ATGTTGCGCAATGCCCTGGAGCCGTGGCACATCCTCGTGGTGGTGCTCGTGATGGTCGTCCTGTTCGGGTCGCGGAAGCTGCCGGACACCGCCCGCGCGCTCGGCAAGTCGATGCGCATCCTCAAGAGCGAGGCCAGGGCCATGAAGTCCGACGGCCAGGCAGTGGCGGCCGACGGTCGGGCAGTGACGGCCGACGACCGGGCCGCGAAGGCGGACGGCCGAGCCGTGCGGGCCGAAGATCAACCGGCCGACAACCCCCGGTGA
- a CDS encoding N-acetylmuramoyl-L-alanine amidase, whose translation MAPPMSANEFLAALRREGATVVEVDGWRNHNRAGHGPWGPVNGVMIHHSATSGTDSTVRLCWNGYDELPGPLCHGVIAKDGAIHLVGCGRANHAGGGDGDVLKAVIAEKRLPPVRWADTDGNVHFYGFECVNRGDGEDPWPQDQLLAIEQVAAAICRYHGWTERSVIGHLEWRPGKSDPVGFSMEWLRERVRERLK comes from the coding sequence ATGGCCCCACCCATGTCCGCGAACGAATTCCTGGCCGCGCTCAGACGCGAGGGCGCCACCGTCGTCGAAGTGGACGGCTGGCGCAACCACAACCGGGCCGGGCACGGCCCCTGGGGCCCCGTCAACGGCGTGATGATCCACCACTCCGCAACCTCGGGCACCGACAGCACCGTGCGCCTGTGCTGGAACGGCTACGACGAGCTGCCGGGCCCCCTGTGCCACGGGGTCATCGCCAAGGACGGCGCGATCCACCTCGTCGGCTGCGGGCGCGCCAACCACGCCGGGGGCGGCGACGGGGACGTCCTCAAGGCGGTGATCGCCGAGAAGCGGCTGCCGCCGGTCCGCTGGGCGGACACCGACGGGAACGTCCACTTCTACGGCTTCGAGTGCGTCAACCGCGGCGACGGCGAGGACCCCTGGCCGCAGGACCAGCTGCTCGCCATCGAACAGGTGGCGGCCGCGATCTGCCGGTACCACGGCTGGACCGAGCGGTCCGTCATCGGCCACCTGGAGTGGCGCCCGGGCAAGTCCGACCCCGTGGGCTTCTCCATGGAGTGGCTGCGCGAGCGGGTCCGTGAGCGGCTGAAGTGA
- a CDS encoding beta-ketoacyl-ACP synthase III: MTGSRVLALGHYQPARVLTNDELAAMVDTSDEWIRSRVGIRTRRVAAPDETVADMAAEAAGKALANSGLATEDIDLVLVATCTADDRSPNTAARVAAALGLATPATMDVNVVCSGFTHALASADHAIRAGAATNALVVGVEKFTSVTDWTDRTTCVLTGDGAGAAVVTASVEPEIGPVVWGSVPGMGHAVRIEGTPSRFSQEGQSVYRWATTQLPPIARRVCERAGVAPEDLAAVVLHQANLRIIEPVARKLGAVNAVVATDVTESGNTSAASIPLALSKLVERGEVPSGAPVLLFGFGGNLSYAGQVIRCP, encoded by the coding sequence ATGACCGGGTCCCGCGTCCTCGCCCTCGGCCACTACCAGCCCGCCCGGGTGCTGACCAACGACGAGCTGGCGGCCATGGTCGACACCAGCGACGAGTGGATCCGCTCCCGCGTCGGCATCCGCACCCGCCGGGTCGCCGCGCCCGACGAGACGGTCGCCGACATGGCGGCCGAGGCCGCCGGGAAGGCGCTGGCGAACAGCGGGCTCGCGACGGAGGACATCGACCTCGTCCTCGTCGCCACCTGCACGGCCGACGACCGCAGCCCGAACACGGCCGCCCGGGTCGCGGCCGCGCTGGGCCTCGCCACGCCCGCCACCATGGACGTCAACGTCGTCTGCTCCGGCTTCACCCACGCGCTGGCCAGCGCCGACCACGCCATCCGGGCCGGCGCGGCGACGAACGCCCTGGTCGTCGGCGTGGAGAAGTTCACCTCGGTGACCGACTGGACCGACCGGACCACGTGCGTCCTGACCGGCGACGGCGCGGGCGCCGCCGTGGTCACGGCCTCGGTCGAACCGGAGATCGGCCCCGTGGTGTGGGGCTCGGTGCCGGGCATGGGGCACGCCGTGCGGATCGAGGGCACGCCGTCCCGCTTCTCCCAGGAGGGCCAGTCGGTCTACCGCTGGGCCACCACACAGCTGCCGCCCATCGCCCGCCGGGTCTGCGAGCGGGCCGGGGTCGCGCCGGAGGACCTGGCCGCGGTCGTCCTGCACCAGGCCAACCTGCGGATCATCGAGCCGGTCGCGCGCAAGCTCGGGGCGGTCAACGCGGTCGTCGCGACGGACGTCACCGAGTCCGGCAACACGTCCGCCGCGAGCATTCCGCTCGCGCTCTCCAAGCTGGTCGAGCGCGGGGAGGTGCCGTCGGGCGCGCCGGTCCTGCTCTTCGGCTTCGGCGGCAACCTCTCGTACGCGGGCCAGGTCATCCGCTGCCCGTAA
- a CDS encoding 1-aminocyclopropane-1-carboxylate deaminase/D-cysteine desulfhydrase — MTSHPPAAGSAGLAGLRPRLPSPLVELPDERFARHGVRLLLKRDDLIHPELPGNKWRKLAPNLQAAAEEGRHTLLTFGGAYSNHLRATAAAGRLLGFATVGVVRGEELADRPLNPSLRYCAASGMRLMFIDRSTYRRKAEPEVLARLTGRAGGDCFVVPEGGSNAAAVLGCAELGRELRGMADVVGVACGTGGTLAGLAAGLGEGQRAIGFPVLKGGFLGAEIERLQGEAYGGRRGTWRLDERFHCGGYARTSAALDTFADDFTARHGMPLERLYVAKMLYGLTTLTEEGAFPRGTTVAAVITGSGGPEPAAPAG, encoded by the coding sequence GTGACCAGCCATCCCCCCGCCGCCGGCAGCGCCGGGCTCGCCGGCCTGCGGCCGCGGCTGCCGTCCCCGCTCGTGGAGCTCCCGGACGAGAGGTTCGCCCGGCACGGCGTACGGCTGCTGCTCAAGCGGGACGACCTGATACACCCCGAGCTGCCCGGCAACAAGTGGCGCAAGCTCGCGCCCAACCTGCAGGCCGCGGCGGAGGAGGGCCGGCACACCCTGCTGACGTTCGGCGGCGCCTACTCCAACCACCTGCGGGCCACCGCCGCGGCGGGCCGCCTGCTCGGCTTCGCCACCGTCGGCGTCGTGCGCGGCGAGGAGCTCGCCGACCGCCCGCTGAACCCGTCGCTGCGCTACTGCGCCGCCTCCGGCATGCGGCTGATGTTCATCGACCGGTCCACCTACCGCCGCAAGGCCGAGCCCGAGGTGCTCGCCCGGCTGACCGGGCGGGCGGGCGGCGACTGCTTCGTCGTGCCCGAGGGCGGCTCCAACGCGGCGGCCGTGCTCGGCTGCGCGGAGCTCGGCCGGGAGCTACGCGGGATGGCGGACGTCGTCGGCGTCGCGTGCGGCACGGGCGGCACGCTCGCCGGCCTGGCCGCCGGGCTGGGCGAAGGACAGCGGGCCATCGGCTTCCCCGTGCTCAAGGGCGGCTTCCTCGGCGCGGAGATCGAGCGACTTCAAGGCGAGGCCTACGGCGGGCGGCGCGGGACGTGGCGGCTGGACGAACGCTTCCACTGCGGCGGCTACGCCAGGACGTCCGCCGCGCTGGACACCTTCGCCGACGACTTCACCGCCCGCCACGGCATGCCCCTGGAACGGCTGTACGTGGCGAAGATGCTGTACGGCCTGACGACCCTGACGGAGGAGGGCGCGTTCCCGAGGGGAACGACGGTGGCGGCGGTGATCACGGGCAGCGGGGGCCCGGAGCCTGCGGCTCCGGCAGGGTGA
- a CDS encoding glutaminase, with amino-acid sequence MDYQAVLEEVTAFARPLVGRGQVADYIPALAEVDVNQFGMAVADVDGGVYGTGDWEKPFSVQSISKAFSLALVLAEGGGKIWDRVGTEPSGNPFNSLVQLEYENGIPRNPFINAGALVVTDRLQTLTGDASTTMLEFLRAESGNPDLAFDPAVAASETEHGDRNAALAHFMASYGNLDNPVPTVLEHYFWQCSIEMSCRDLARAGSFLARHGLRADGSRLLPRREAKQVNAVMLTCGTYDAAGDFAYRVGLPGKSGVGGGIVAVIPGRCTLCVWSPGLDTRGNSVAGVAALDHFTTLTGWSVF; translated from the coding sequence GTGGACTACCAGGCCGTCCTCGAAGAGGTCACCGCCTTCGCACGCCCCCTCGTCGGCCGTGGCCAGGTCGCCGACTACATCCCCGCCCTCGCCGAAGTGGACGTCAATCAGTTCGGCATGGCCGTCGCGGACGTCGACGGCGGCGTCTACGGCACCGGGGACTGGGAGAAGCCCTTCTCCGTGCAGTCCATCTCCAAGGCCTTCAGCCTGGCGCTCGTGCTGGCCGAGGGCGGCGGGAAGATCTGGGACCGGGTCGGAACGGAACCGTCCGGAAATCCCTTCAACTCGCTGGTCCAACTCGAATACGAGAACGGCATCCCGCGCAATCCGTTCATCAACGCGGGCGCGCTCGTCGTCACCGACCGGCTGCAGACGCTCACCGGCGACGCCAGCACCACCATGCTGGAGTTCCTGCGCGCCGAGAGCGGCAATCCCGACCTGGCCTTCGACCCCGCCGTCGCCGCCTCCGAGACCGAGCACGGCGACCGCAACGCCGCCCTGGCCCACTTCATGGCCAGCTACGGCAACCTCGACAACCCCGTCCCCACGGTCCTGGAGCACTACTTCTGGCAGTGCTCCATCGAGATGAGCTGCCGCGACCTCGCCCGTGCGGGCAGCTTCCTGGCCCGCCACGGCCTGCGGGCCGACGGCTCGCGGCTGCTGCCGCGGCGCGAGGCGAAGCAGGTCAACGCCGTCATGCTCACGTGCGGCACGTACGACGCGGCCGGGGACTTCGCCTACCGCGTGGGGCTGCCCGGCAAGAGCGGCGTCGGGGGCGGCATCGTCGCCGTCATACCGGGCCGGTGCACGCTGTGCGTGTGGAGTCCGGGCCTGGACACCCGGGGCAACTCCGTTGCGGGGGTCGCTGCGCTGGACCACTTCACCACGTTGACCGGGTGGTCGGTGTTCTAG
- a CDS encoding Na+/H+ antiporter — translation MDVMPLLMLVAGGAAIAGAARRTPVPAPLLLVAAGLVASQIPGVPDYTLDPHIVLPLLLPPLLHTAALDSSYLDLRANIRPVALLSVGYVLFATLAVGYAAYLVVPGLPPTAALVLGAVIAPPDAVAATAIARRLGLPSRITTILQGESLVNDATAITAYKVALAAAVGAGATWGEGIREFAVASLGGIGVGLALMVPLHWLRKHLREPLLQNTLSLLIPFAAYAAAEEVHASGVLAVVVVGLWLGHRSWQVDFATRLQEAAVWKMVSFVLESAVFALIGLQLPVVLRGLDTYGAGAVAWYAAALFLAVVAARFVWVYPATFLPRALSARIRERETDTTWKSALVVGWAGMRGVVSLAIAFSIPVTTDTGEGFPHRDLVLFLTFTTVIATLVVQGLTLPPLIRVLRLPGRDSAAETLAEAQAQNEASLAAERRLDELLADERNALPSPLADRLRVVMERRRNAVWERLGTVSAVTGESADDIYRRLAREMISAEREVFVALRDQRRIDDEMLRTLLRRLDLEEAAAYREGEAG, via the coding sequence ATGGACGTCATGCCACTGCTGATGCTGGTCGCGGGCGGAGCCGCCATCGCCGGCGCGGCGCGGCGCACCCCCGTGCCCGCGCCCCTGCTGCTCGTCGCCGCGGGCCTCGTCGCCTCCCAGATCCCCGGCGTACCGGACTACACGCTCGACCCGCACATCGTGCTGCCCCTGCTGCTGCCGCCCCTGCTGCACACGGCCGCGCTCGACAGCTCCTACCTCGACCTGCGGGCCAACATCCGCCCCGTCGCGCTTCTGTCCGTCGGCTACGTCCTCTTCGCGACGCTCGCCGTCGGCTACGCGGCCTACCTCGTCGTGCCCGGGCTGCCGCCGACGGCCGCCCTCGTCCTCGGCGCCGTGATCGCCCCGCCCGACGCCGTCGCGGCCACCGCCATCGCCCGCCGCCTAGGCCTGCCCTCGCGCATCACCACGATCCTGCAGGGCGAGTCCCTCGTGAACGACGCGACCGCCATCACCGCCTACAAGGTGGCCCTCGCCGCCGCCGTCGGCGCGGGCGCGACCTGGGGCGAGGGCATCAGGGAGTTCGCCGTCGCCTCCCTCGGCGGCATCGGCGTAGGCCTGGCCCTCATGGTGCCGCTGCACTGGCTGCGCAAACACCTGCGCGAGCCGCTGCTGCAGAACACCCTCTCCCTGCTGATCCCCTTCGCCGCCTACGCCGCCGCCGAGGAGGTCCACGCCTCCGGGGTGCTCGCCGTCGTGGTCGTCGGACTCTGGCTCGGACACCGCTCCTGGCAGGTCGACTTCGCCACCCGGCTGCAGGAGGCCGCCGTGTGGAAGATGGTCTCCTTCGTCCTGGAGTCCGCCGTCTTCGCCCTCATCGGACTGCAGCTGCCCGTGGTGCTGCGCGGCCTCGACACCTACGGAGCGGGGGCGGTCGCCTGGTACGCGGCCGCCCTCTTCCTCGCCGTCGTGGCCGCCCGCTTCGTCTGGGTCTACCCGGCGACGTTCCTGCCGCGCGCCCTGTCCGCGCGGATCCGCGAGCGGGAGACCGACACCACGTGGAAGAGCGCGCTCGTCGTCGGCTGGGCCGGCATGCGGGGCGTCGTCTCCCTCGCCATCGCCTTCTCCATCCCCGTCACCACGGACACCGGGGAGGGCTTCCCCCACCGCGACCTCGTCCTCTTCCTGACCTTCACGACCGTCATCGCCACCCTCGTCGTCCAGGGGCTCACCCTGCCCCCGCTGATCCGCGTGCTGCGGCTGCCCGGGCGCGACAGCGCCGCGGAGACCCTCGCGGAGGCCCAGGCACAGAACGAGGCCTCCCTCGCCGCCGAGCGCCGCCTGGACGAGCTGCTCGCCGACGAGCGCAACGCGCTTCCCTCACCGCTCGCCGACCGGCTCCGCGTCGTCATGGAACGGCGGCGCAATGCGGTGTGGGAGCGGCTGGGGACGGTCAGTGCGGTCACCGGGGAGTCGGCCGACGACATTTACCGGCGGCTCGCCCGGGAGATGATCAGCGCTGAGCGCGAGGTTTTTGTCGCTCTGCGGGATCAGCGGCGGATCGATGACGAGATGCTCCGTACGCTCTTGCGGCGCCTTGACCTTGAGGAAGCCGCCGCGTACCGCGAGGGGGAGGCGGGCTGA
- a CDS encoding alkaline phosphatase: protein MGSRPYRRRLAWGAAALLAAGVAVPAVAAASEAGGSSDVPALAAGHGAKKAKNVILLIGDGMGDSEITLARDYTVGAAGRLNMDKFPLTGAYTTYSVDKDGKPDYVTDSAASGTGWATGQKTVNGRISKTPGTDKAMPTILELAQKNGLATGSVTTAELTDATPAVLAAHATDRSCAGPADMKACPNDTVAKGGPGSIAEQSVNHKVDVLLGGGKARFDQKIAEGRFAGRTVTQQAEQLGYQVVTDDKGLKNAKPGKPVLGLFADGNVPVEWTGKAAAQGGTEPQRCVTNNPERKAGTPSLENQTRKALQLLEAKQKGAGSKKGFFLQVEGASIDKRDHAADPCGQIGETAALDRAVKVARDYAAQHPDTLVVTTADHAHTSQIVPLEATPPGLSSTLVTDEGGKLKVNYSTNTPGKAQEHTGTQVRIAAQGPQAERVLGLTDQTQLFTTIRKALSLR, encoded by the coding sequence ATGGGTTCTCGTCCGTACCGGCGTCGTCTCGCCTGGGGCGCCGCCGCACTGCTCGCCGCCGGTGTCGCGGTACCGGCCGTGGCCGCCGCTTCCGAGGCGGGCGGCAGCTCGGACGTCCCCGCGCTCGCCGCGGGCCACGGCGCGAAGAAGGCCAAGAACGTCATCCTGCTCATCGGTGACGGCATGGGCGACTCGGAGATCACCCTGGCCCGTGACTACACCGTGGGCGCGGCCGGCCGGCTGAACATGGACAAGTTCCCGCTCACCGGTGCGTACACGACGTACTCCGTCGACAAGGACGGCAAGCCGGACTACGTCACCGACTCCGCGGCCAGCGGCACCGGCTGGGCCACCGGGCAGAAGACGGTCAACGGCCGGATATCCAAGACGCCCGGCACGGACAAGGCCATGCCCACCATCCTGGAGCTGGCCCAGAAGAACGGCCTGGCCACGGGCAGCGTCACCACCGCCGAGCTGACCGACGCCACCCCGGCCGTCCTCGCCGCGCACGCCACCGACCGCAGCTGCGCGGGCCCGGCCGACATGAAGGCCTGCCCGAACGACACCGTCGCCAAGGGCGGCCCCGGCTCGATCGCCGAGCAGAGCGTCAACCACAAGGTGGACGTCCTCCTCGGCGGCGGCAAGGCCCGCTTCGACCAGAAGATCGCCGAGGGCCGCTTCGCGGGCCGGACCGTCACCCAGCAGGCCGAGCAGCTCGGCTACCAGGTGGTCACCGACGACAAGGGCCTGAAGAACGCCAAGCCCGGCAAGCCCGTCCTCGGCCTCTTCGCCGACGGCAACGTGCCGGTCGAGTGGACCGGCAAGGCCGCGGCCCAGGGCGGCACCGAGCCGCAGCGCTGCGTGACGAACAACCCCGAGCGCAAGGCCGGCACCCCGAGCCTGGAGAACCAGACCCGCAAGGCGCTGCAGCTCCTGGAGGCCAAGCAGAAGGGCGCGGGCTCCAAGAAGGGCTTCTTCCTGCAGGTCGAGGGCGCCTCGATCGACAAGCGCGACCACGCCGCCGACCCGTGCGGCCAGATCGGCGAGACCGCGGCCCTCGACCGCGCCGTGAAGGTCGCCCGCGACTACGCCGCGCAGCACCCGGACACCCTGGTCGTCACCACCGCCGACCACGCCCACACCAGCCAGATCGTCCCGCTGGAGGCCACCCCGCCCGGCCTGTCCTCGACGCTGGTCACCGACGAGGGCGGCAAGCTGAAGGTGAACTACTCCACCAACACGCCGGGCAAGGCGCAGGAGCACACCGGCACCCAGGTGCGCATCGCGGCCCAGGGCCCGCAGGCGGAGCGCGTCCTCGGCCTCACCGACCAGACGCAGCTGTTCACGACGATCCGCAAGGCGCTCTCGCTGCGCTGA